Proteins encoded together in one Amphritea japonica ATCC BAA-1530 window:
- a CDS encoding OsmC family protein, producing MQSKVYEAQKPLKEQYQRHPDLAMVIDHARTSGEVASDPFHSRVDPMDGCGVSVPVGVHAAVGGQHDAPTPGDLLCAALAACQDSAIRMVANLMEIELLELEVRVTATADVRGALAMDRAVPVGFQAMTCEVKMKVKEGTPLKQLERLQVAAKECCVVQQTLKSPPPVTTTFM from the coding sequence ATGCAATCAAAGGTATACGAAGCACAGAAACCCCTTAAGGAGCAATATCAGCGGCACCCAGATTTAGCTATGGTTATTGATCATGCTAGGACATCGGGTGAGGTTGCCTCGGATCCTTTTCATTCCAGAGTTGATCCTATGGATGGTTGCGGCGTCTCAGTGCCCGTTGGGGTCCATGCGGCAGTCGGAGGTCAGCATGATGCTCCAACGCCAGGGGATCTGTTATGTGCCGCGCTTGCGGCTTGTCAGGATTCAGCTATTCGTATGGTGGCAAACTTGATGGAGATAGAACTTCTTGAATTAGAGGTTCGAGTTACTGCTACAGCAGATGTTAGAGGGGCTTTGGCGATGGATAGAGCGGTCCCGGTTGGGTTTCAGGCTATGACTTGTGAGGTGAAGATGAAAGTGAAGGAGGGCACTCCATTAAAGCAGCTAGAGAGACTCCAGGTTGCTGCAAAAGAGTGTTGTGTTGTTCAGCAAACGTTAAAATCCCCACCGCCTGTTACCACCACTTTCATGTAG